The Urbifossiella limnaea nucleotide sequence GTTCAACGCGGCCGGGTACGTGAAGCCCGGCCGCACCATGCACGCCATCGGCGGGTGACGGCCGTCACGCCGCGCGGCGCGGGCGGGCGTCTTCGGCCGGGCGGGCGTGCGTCTCCCGGATCGCGTCCTGCACGCGGTCCAGCTGCTGGTACAAGGCGCTCAGCGCCTGATACTGCTCGTTCCGCTGGAACTCCAGCATCTCGGCCAGCAGCCGCTCCAGCCGCTCCACCCGCCGGTGCAAGAGCGGCCGGGCGCACCGGTCGGCCGCCCGCAGCACCTTCGCCGCCGCCGACCGCACGTGGAACTTCACCCGCGACAGCGCCGGCAGGTCCCGGAGGATCGCCGCCTGCGCCGCCCGCCGGACCTCCGCCGCCCCCGGGTCCGGCTCGCCGCGCGCGCTCACCACGTCGTACAGGCCGAACGCCTCCCGCCCGTACCGCCCCAGGAGCGTCGCCAGCCCCGCCCGCACCGCCGCGTCCGGCTCGCGCATCAGGTTCGCCGCGTGCGCGAACGCCGCGTCGCGCAGCGGCGGCAGGAGCTCGGCCGGGAGGTCCGGCGTCAGCGCCGCGGCGCGGATCAGCTCGGGGCCGAACTGGCGGAAGATGCCGCTGGCCGTGTAGCCCCACAGCACGTCGCGGTACTCCGGCGCCGCGATCCGGGCCATCAGCGTTCGCAGCACCACCTGCTGCGTCTTCTTCCGCTTCTGGCTCTGCGAGTACGACTCGGGCACCTCGCGGACCACCGACACCCGCTCCGGCAGGAAGCACACGCCGCGGCGGAACGCCACCACCTGCAGCGGGAACCAGTCGCCGTGCCACTGCAGGTCGGCGTGGTACCCCCCGGCGGCGAGGAACTCGTCCTTCCGCCAGATCACCGGGCCGGGCACGCCGCACAGGGTCATCCGCGGGGCCAGCTCCTTCGGCGGCAGGTAGCACGCCTCGTCGGCCCACGGCCCCGGCGACAGGAAGCGCAGCCGCCCGTCGTCGTCCACGCACTCGACGAGGCCGACGGTGATGCCGGCCTCGGGGTGCGCGGCGAACAGCGCCATCGCCTTCTCGAAGTACCCGGGCAGGACGTAGTCGTCGGACGCGGCGCCGAACACGTACTCGCCGCGGGCCATACCCAGGGCGCGGTTGAGGGTGGCGATGACGCCGCTGTTCTTCTCGTTCACGTGGAAGCGGACGCGCGGGTCGTGGCGGGCGTACTCGGCGATCACGTCGCGGCTGTCGTCGGTGGACGCGTCGTCGATGATGATCAATTCGAGGTCGGTGTACGACTGGTCGAGGATGGCCTCGATGCACCGCGGCAGGTACGGGGCGTGGTTGTAGTTGGGCAGAATGACCGACAGTTTCGGCACCGTCATGACGCCTCCCCACGGGGTCCGGCGCGGGCACCGCCGTATTGGAGGTATCGACCACCGGCGCGGCCGAGTTGACCGGAAGTGCCGGTTGTGCCGGCGCGGCCGGGCTGGGCGCGGGCGGTGTGCCGCGACCAGAAGTGTTTCCGTCAGCTCACGCGGGGCCCGCCGGCGTTCGGCCGCCGCGCGAAAACTCATGCGGCAGGATGAGACCGGCGCACCCCAGGCCGGGTTTTCGCGGCCGACGGGTTGTGCGAGACACGACCCGGTCCCATGCTGGTGTGCCCCCGCCGACCGGCCGATCCCTCCGGGCTTGCCATGAGCTCCTCGCTCGCCGCCCCCCCCCGCGGAAACGCCCTCCTGCCCGCGGACACGCTCGACGGCACCGGCGAAGTCGCCGTCACCCCGGCGTTCACGCTGCTGACACGCCTCCTCGACACCCTCGTCGTCCTCCCCGAGGAGTGGGACGAACTTGCGCCGCGCGACCGCGACCTGATCACGCAAGCCCCCGGCACCGACGCCCTCCTCGACCGGCTCGTCACCCGCCACCTGCTGACCGGGTACCAGGCCGAGGCCGTCCGCGACGGCCGCGCCGACGACCTGATCCTCGGCCACTACCGCGTCCTCGACGTGCTGGGCCAGGGCGGCATGGGCACCGTCTTCCGGGCCGAGCACCTCCAGCTCCGCCGGCAGGTCGCGCTGAAGGTCATGGCCCGCGCCATCGAGGGGAACCCGCGGCTGCTGCACCGGTTCTACGCCGAGGCCCGCGCCGTCGCCCGGCTCCAGCACCCGAACATCATCGGCTGCACCGACGCCGGCCTGGCCGTGCGCTCCGACCCCGCGGGCGGCGCCCGCGACTACTTCGTCATGGAGTTCTACCCCGGCCAGGACCTGTACCACCTCGTCCGCGAGACGGGGCCGCTGACGCCGCACCGGGCCTGCGACCTGTTCCGCCAGATCGCCGACGCCCTCGCCGAGGCCCACAAGCACGGCCTCGTCCACCGCGACATCAAGCCGTCGAACGTGCTCGTGACCCCCGACTGGCAGGCGAAGGTGCTCGACTTCGGGCTCGCCCGGCTGCCCGACCGCGACGTCACCGAGGCCGGCACGCTGCTGGGCACGGTCGGCTACATGGCCCCCGAGCAGGCCCGCGACCCGCACGCCGTGGACGCCCGCGCCGACCTGTGGAGCCTCGGCGCCACGATGTACTGGGCGCTGTCCGGCCGCGAGCCGTACCCCGAGAGCGGCAACCCGGTCCGCGACCTGCACCGCCGGTTCAGCACGTCGCCCGACCCGGTCCGCGCCGTCCGCCCCGAGGTGCCGGCGGAGGTGAGCGACCTCGTCGCCCGGCTCATGGACAACGACCCGGACCAGCGGTTCCCGTCGGCCCGCACCGTCGCCGCGGCCCTCACCGGGTTCACCCACTGGCTGCCGGCCGGGGCGCCCGCGACGATGCCGCCGGCGAAGGCCGACCGCGTGCGTGTGTTGCTCGTGGACGACGAGCCGCCGCTGCGGCGGTGGATGACCGCCGTCCTGAAAGGCCAGTACGAGGTGCGCGAGGCGTGCGACGCGGAGACGGCTCTGGCCGACGTCGTTCGCAACCCGCCGGACGTGATCGTGGCCGACGTGAACCTCCCGGGCCTCAGCGGCCCCGAACTGATCGCCCGCATCCGCGCCACCTGCCCGGACCCGGACGCGATCAAGATTCTCCTCGTGTCCGGGGCGCTGCCGACGGAGGCGCTCGGCGGGCTGGCCGTGGACGGGGCCGACGACTTCCTGGCGAAGCCGTTCAGCTCGCCCGACTTCCTCTCCCGCATCCGCTCACTGGTGCTGCGGCGCGGCGGCCGCACCGGGCCGGGCACCGCCGCCGCCGCGTCGAAGGCGACGGCGGTGATGAGCCGCGGTTCGCTCGAACGCACGCCACGCCCGGTCGCGCCGCCGGCGCGGCCGACGGCCGCGGCCGAGGCGCTGTCGTACACCGCGTCGCGGCTCCTGACCGAGACGAACCTGGCGGCCGACGGGCACTGGAGCCGGGTGGGCCGGTACGTGCGGGCGCTGGCCGGGGCCGCCGCCGGCGGCGGCGAGTACGCCCGGCTGAAGGACCCGACCTACGTGGACCTGCTGGCCGCGGTCGCGCCGGTGTACGACGTCGGGCTGCTGGCCGTGCCGCGCAACGTGCTGATGAAGCCGGACAAGCTCGACGAGGACGAGCGGAGCGTGGTGCAGTCGCACACCACGGCAGGCAGCGAGGTGCTGATGGCGGTGGCGGGGAAGTTCGCGGCCGACGTGCCGAGCCTGCCACTGGCCGCCGAGGTGGCCCGCGGCCACCACGAGCGGTGGGACGGCACCGGCTACCCGGACGGCCTCGCCGGGGCGAAGATTCCCCTGGCGGCGCGGCTGGTGGCGGTGGCGGCGGTGTACGAGGCGCTGCGGAGCCGCCGCCCGCACCGCCCGCCGCTGAACCACGCCCGCGCGGTGAATCTCATCACCACGGAGTCGGCGGGCCACTTCGACCCGACGCTGCTCGCGGCGTTCGCCACCGCGGCCCCGCGGTTCGAGCAGATTCATCAGGGGGGGTGAGCGGACGAGCGGCCCGCGTCAGCCCGCTGTTCCTCCGCGCGTCAGCGGCGCTCAGGAACAGCCCGCTGACGCCGGCCGCTCGCCCGGCTCGTGCAAACGAATCGCGCTCACAGCGTGCGGTCGAAGCCGCCGCGGACGGCGTCGCGCACGTCGGCCCACGCGGACGTCTCGCCCGACGCCTCCCACCCGTCGCGGAGGCTCGTCTCGACCTGCGAGAACATCATCCCGGGGTGCCGCGCCTGGGCCGCCTGGCCGTACCGGTAGGCCCGCCGCTGCGCGGCCAACTGGTCCTCGCTCGGCTTCGTGCCGGTGCGGCCGAAGTACTCGCGAATCCAGTTGTCCTCCGTCGTCGGGTCGATGAGTTCGCCGATCCCCTTCCCCGCCAGCCCGCCGGCCGCCGCCCCGCCGACGATGGCCCCGGCCACGGCGCCGAGCGGCCCCGCCGTGAGGGTGCCGACCGCCAGCCCGGTCGCC carries:
- a CDS encoding protein kinase domain-containing protein yields the protein MSSSLAAPPRGNALLPADTLDGTGEVAVTPAFTLLTRLLDTLVVLPEEWDELAPRDRDLITQAPGTDALLDRLVTRHLLTGYQAEAVRDGRADDLILGHYRVLDVLGQGGMGTVFRAEHLQLRRQVALKVMARAIEGNPRLLHRFYAEARAVARLQHPNIIGCTDAGLAVRSDPAGGARDYFVMEFYPGQDLYHLVRETGPLTPHRACDLFRQIADALAEAHKHGLVHRDIKPSNVLVTPDWQAKVLDFGLARLPDRDVTEAGTLLGTVGYMAPEQARDPHAVDARADLWSLGATMYWALSGREPYPESGNPVRDLHRRFSTSPDPVRAVRPEVPAEVSDLVARLMDNDPDQRFPSARTVAAALTGFTHWLPAGAPATMPPAKADRVRVLLVDDEPPLRRWMTAVLKGQYEVREACDAETALADVVRNPPDVIVADVNLPGLSGPELIARIRATCPDPDAIKILLVSGALPTEALGGLAVDGADDFLAKPFSSPDFLSRIRSLVLRRGGRTGPGTAAAASKATAVMSRGSLERTPRPVAPPARPTAAAEALSYTASRLLTETNLAADGHWSRVGRYVRALAGAAAGGGEYARLKDPTYVDLLAAVAPVYDVGLLAVPRNVLMKPDKLDEDERSVVQSHTTAGSEVLMAVAGKFAADVPSLPLAAEVARGHHERWDGTGYPDGLAGAKIPLAARLVAVAAVYEALRSRRPHRPPLNHARAVNLITTESAGHFDPTLLAAFATAAPRFEQIHQGG
- a CDS encoding glycosyltransferase family A protein, whose amino-acid sequence is MTVPKLSVILPNYNHAPYLPRCIEAILDQSYTDLELIIIDDASTDDSRDVIAEYARHDPRVRFHVNEKNSGVIATLNRALGMARGEYVFGAASDDYVLPGYFEKAMALFAAHPEAGITVGLVECVDDDGRLRFLSPGPWADEACYLPPKELAPRMTLCGVPGPVIWRKDEFLAAGGYHADLQWHGDWFPLQVVAFRRGVCFLPERVSVVREVPESYSQSQKRKKTQQVVLRTLMARIAAPEYRDVLWGYTASGIFRQFGPELIRAAALTPDLPAELLPPLRDAAFAHAANLMREPDAAVRAGLATLLGRYGREAFGLYDVVSARGEPDPGAAEVRRAAQAAILRDLPALSRVKFHVRSAAAKVLRAADRCARPLLHRRVERLERLLAEMLEFQRNEQYQALSALYQQLDRVQDAIRETHARPAEDARPRRAA